GATGGTGTCGTAGCCATTGACGACAATGAACAAGTAGGCCTTCTCAGCGGCGGCTGCGTATATAAACTCCTTGGCAGACTGTGTGAAATGATTTGCTGCTGAGACAACGAACACAACGACATCAATTTCCTCCTGTCTGGCGAAAATGGCGGTAGTTTTGGTAGTATCTGAGTTGAGACCTGGTGCGTCGATTAGCGCAATGTCGACTACGCCATTGTTGAGTAGTGACTCGTCCACTGTCCGAATATCCTTCACGTATACCTTGCACTGAGTATACGTTTCGTTATCCGTAACAATTTTTTCCAGCTCGGTCAAAGCATAAACGTCGTAGGTTGTCTCGTCATGTCTGCTGTAGGTGCAATCCTTGTGCACGGCGTGCACTTCCTCAATTCCCGCATTTTCCCTGGCGTCTAGGACTTCGCAAAAGATGGCGGTGCATGGCTGTTGGTCCTCTGGCAGAACTTTGCGTCGCAACAGGGCGTTGCAAAAAGTCGACTTTCCAGCATTCAAGTCACCCGTGATGAGGACCTTGCTGGAAGTATCTTCGATGCGCTCGCGGAGGGATAATAGATGCCTTATGCTCGAGCTAATTTTGCCGTCCAGAAGAGCTGCAATGGAGTTCTTCTCTAAAGAGTGCACAAGCTCGGCTTGATGCAGGGCTCCTAATTTCAGATCCAATTTCAAAATAGATAATTCTTGCGCAATTTGGGGAGAAACTAGCCTCGGCTCTGGCGCCGGTCGGTTCTTGGCGGCGCGGCTCGACTCAGCGGTTGAAGCATCGGCGGCAGTCAGAGATCGCCTTAACAACGGAGGCTGGGCGGTTGTTGACGAAGAGCTGGCAGCGTCTCCTGAAACTGAGTACGTGCGTCCCATTCCGGGCCTTTCTGAGCTCGTCGCGTCCGCAGGCCGGATGGTCGGATAATGGGCTGGCCACTCAGTGTTCATCTGTTGAAGACTCTGTAACAAATCCAGGACCTTGTTGATCGACCTGCCTAGTATCGCGCGTTGGCGGTAGTACCACATCTGATGGCCTGCACTTGCTCTGCCTCGAGGATGCTGACTTGAGTCGGAGGTCGAGTTTGTCGCCGatgtcatggccatgtggtGATCTTCGCCAGCCACGCTTCCTCCATATCCAGAATCGACATCCAGCATATTCTGCAACCGTGCGGCGTGCTCCGATGTCGATCCGCTACCAACCGTCATGTAATGAGGTCGACTCGATGATGAGGGACTCGAGTTCTTTGGCGCGTCGGGATCGGGATCGGAGCGCAGCGGCCCCTTTCCCTTGCCGGTGAAATAATCCTGGCTCATGTCAAAATAATTCAAGCGACCGGCATGGTCGAGTAGGGTGACGAAATGGTGATCGATGTTGGCAGCGTTGTGGTTGTAGGGTCAGGAATTATTTCGGCGCGAGAGGGTGGGCATCCTGGCTGTTGGTCGTTGCAGTTGGCATGATTTTATCCAAGACGTCCGGCAATTTCGGGGAGGCACGGTGGaacctaggtacctagtacaTAAGTACCCAATACACACGTTCTTTAGCGGACAGCGAGTCTAGTGACAAAGGCTGGTGCCTGAAGGTGCCTCCAAGCAGCTGTAGAGAGGCGCGGGGTCGGGGGAGCCCCGGTATTGATGAGCCATAGATAAAGCACTTGACTGTAAATACTAAGAAGCACCAAGTATCtagtacctactaggtagttGACACCAGGCGGGACGTCGTCATCGTGCATGCCAGGTCGGGtgctttttattattatgGCTGGACTACGTAGTACCGCCTCGCTCAACGACCTCGGCGGCCTTCAACTTTGTCCGTCTCATGGCTCCGGAACATGTCAATTCGCCAGAGGTTTCAAGGCAAACAAATTATCTCATTGACGTAGCGCTGAGAGTCCTCTGCCATCATTTCATTCTTGACAGCCAGTGTGACCTACGTGCCACTACCTGTCGATCATAGACGGAGACGGGTAAGAGGATGAAGGGTTCTGTGCTCATGTTATCATTGTACTGCCGCTGTTATATACAGTAATATGCTCATATACTCCTGCCACCTTCCCAAAAGACATTGTAACTTTATTCATGATGGTACATCATCTCGTTCATCGCTGCCGCAATAGTTGCTCGTGCTCTATCCAAAAATTCTTGCAGGCCCTGTGGCCCCAATGATCTACCCACCATTCCCCGAAGCTGTCTTCAACATCCAAGTCAACCTTTGCAAccctctcttctctcttgaGCCCACAGATAATACACGGCTTAGGCGCGGTCGGGACCATCTTTGCCGTCTGAATTAATGGGGTTTCTGTAAGCTCTGGCACttgaatcttggccttgccagcAGAGTTAGCCGTTGCCACGGCAGACCGTAGTCTCCCTACATGCTCCCGCCATGCCGCAACCACGTCAGCAGCTTCACGGTCCTCTCGTGCAGATTGTTGTTTATCCACACCTGCCAACTTCATGCCCTTGCTTCCAGCTGCTGAAATTGACATGCTCTTGGCCAGGATCTTGTCTCGGTGCCATCGGTGCTTGCGTCCTGCGATCACTCGCGCAGCCGTCGACGCTAGTAGAACGTATCCTTGAAGGAATTGGATAGTCTTGGGATTCGAGAGAACCTGTTGCTTGACAGATGGACTTTGCCCGGTAACGGACTTGAACAAAGAATTTCCAGTATTAAAGAGCTCTGGGAATGCCGAAAGTAGGATCGAGGGAGGAGGAACATTTGTTGGTGGCGGGCTGCTGTCATCTACCATGGCCTTTGTAGCTTTGCTACCGTCACCAGCATCCCACGGCCACTTGTGTGTCTCTGCAGTTTCCTGACTAGAATCGTTGTCTCCATTGTCCGCGGAGAAATCATCCCAAGCTCCCCATTCGTCATCGTTTGCCGTCGCTTTTGCTGGGGACACCTTCTTCGTCACCGGCGTCATTTTTGTGGATGGCATTAGAATGGAACTAGGATTCGCTTTATGTGTTGACGTATGGGTTGTCTTCTTGACATTACGTTCAACAAAAGGAGGCTGGGTTTGGTTCGCCAGTGATTGAAGGGGTTGGAGTTTACTTGAAGACGTGGCTCCAAAACTTGACGCTGCGGCAGGCGGGCCTGACTCTTCCTTGGCCACTCTCGGTTTTGCTTCCTTGCGCAAAGGGGTTATTGGAGAATCATCAAGCCCCAGGAGATCAAGAGATGGTGTAAGTTGTGGGATGGTAGCCGGTACGGGCTTTGAACGGGGTGTTGACTCGACGGCCTCAAATTCACCAAACTCGTCGAAATCATCAtgttcttctccgccgcctTGCAGTTCAAAATCGTCCGCATCAAACAACACATTTGGATCGTGAtgcgtcgtcttcatctgtGCTCTATCCCTTGGTTCTGCTAGAGACCAAGAAAGCTGTGGAACGTGATCTACCCGACCGCCGAGTGAACCGAAATCttcaaagccgccgccgattAAGCCATCAGCCGGAGTGTgtgttgctgctgcagcaTTGTAGCTTATGTCATGTGGGATAGACTTAGAGGCGGAATAAGAGCCCCAACCGCTGTTGCTCGAAACCAGAGGCCGTGTGTTCACTTGAGGCGTTTGCGCTACTTCAAAGTCCCCccatccatcgtcatcatctggCTGTTGCGGAACCACGGTTGATGATTGAGAAACGTGTGACGGTTGGCCCCAAGCATCCATGTTGTTTGGCATAGAACTTTGAAACGGCGTCGATTGTGATGCTTGTGAATGCACCGGCACTGcattgtttctgctggaTACATGGAAGGGATCTTGTATGTGGACATGGCTCTGTatctgctgttgctgctgtggTGGCTGTCCAAAAAGCCTGTCCGATTGCGACGTAGGCGGCGTCGAAGTTGAAGGATTACTGAACTCGGCAAAGAGATCTGCCGACATATTTACAAGCGTATGCGGAATACCATGCTTATGCCGCGACAATGAGTTGAACGCTGTTGATATTACTGCGAAGTGGAGGAGTGACGAGTGATTGGAGTCGAGACTTGACATCAATACACCATGTCGTCTGTGCTGGTTGATATGGTCTCAgtgctggtctggtggggCACCAGCAGGCTCCATGTTCAAAGACAGCGGCACTGTGCTCAACCTGCGCTGCCAGGGCATTGCGGATACTGCATGTCGGTGGCAACTTATTACCAGCACTGACCATTGGCAGTGCCAGACCAGTCATGACATGGCCATCTGGACATGGAACCACAACGCCAACATCACAGCCCACCTCAGCCTCTctctcgtcatcgtcgcctcAACCGCAAAAGCCGTCTGTCCACGAATCCCCCCGGCCAGAAGGTTGCTGCGTGAGACAGGCAGCTTGCCATTTGCTTCCGGTGAACCAGGAACATCCATGTCCAGCAATTATGAGATCCGTCCAAGAGACTCGGTAAGACAGCAAGGCGCCCAGAGGAGCGGGGTGAGCTGACAGACATGACCTCATTAGATTGAGATGGCAAACAACACAGACTCATAGCACGAGCCTGGAAGATTTACAACGGGCTGTTAAATACAATGGCTCGTCCAGCCCTTGTTTGTCGGGCTGTCGGTCCGTATGCTGGAAGGTACTTGACAGTTTTtgagccatcatcacctcACACCATCACCTTGGCGACTTGCATCGCAGATGAGCTGATCCATGCCTTTGACCAGACCTTCCTGCTGTCGACTAAGGGACGCATCACGAGCTGGGCGGACGCCTTGGAGGAAGGCAGAAAAGACTACCAAGAGCGCAGAGACCATTTTCTCAAGTTTATTCGGCATCCCGAAGCCCTCACCGAGCTCACCGTCGACCCGCTTGCTGATGATCCCGATGTTAGTAATTGCTCGCCCAGCTTGTCTGATGCTATACTCGCATGCCTACTTACCAGATCTAGTCACCTTGGAATACAGTACGACAGGATGAGATAATCCGGACAGAGATTCAGCAAGATGTCCAGCGGCTCCCTGACGAGGTCAATTATCATGAAGACGCCGTACAAGGCATGATTCTGGACATCTTGTTCATCTACTGCAAGGTCAACCCCGACAGAGGTGGATATCGCCAAGGCATGCACGAGCTTCTTGCACCAGTAGTGTATGCCCTTGAACAAGATTCAATCGACTCAGAGGCTTCTGGTAATGATGCGCGTCTTGATGCAAAAATGCTGCACGTACTGGACTCTGCCTTTATAGAGCACGACGCTTACATCCTGTTTTCAAAGCTCATGGAGCAGGCGCAGTCATTCTATGAGGTTGTAAATGGAAGCACGCCGTCAAATCACGATAGCCAACCAGTGATTATGCAAGAGCAGCTTTCCGCTATTGTGGAGCGAAGCAGGTTCATCCATGAGATTTGTCTGCAGAAAGTTGATCCGGAACTCGCAGTTCATCTCACAAATATAGAGATCCTGCCCCAGATCTTCCTGATGTGAGTGGAAGCACTTTCTGTATGACTTCAACGGCTTTGTGGTTAACCTGCATTCCTGCAGCCGATGGATACGACTCTTATTCAGTCGCGAATTCCCATtcagccagcttcttgtgTTGTGGGATACTATATTTGCAGTCGATCCCTCACTTGAGCTGATAGACCTGATCTGTGTTGCCATGCTGGTCCGGATTCGTTGGCAGTGTACGTCATCCCGGGATTGCGGCTATTCAATGACTGATGTGTAAAATGCAGTGTTGGCAGCCGATTATTCTGTCTGTCTACAACTTCTTCTAAAGTATCCTCCCCCAGAACAACCCCATGGGCCACACACATTTGTCGACGACGCTGTGTATCTACGAGACCATTTAGACTTTACGGGTGGATCAAGTCTCATCATGAAATATACCGGAAGGATTCCTGAGAACCCCAATGACATTAAACCGACCCAGCCAAGCAGAGGTGCGGAGTCTGAAGCCAACTCCGTTCGTCAACTGGGCGGTCGGCCACCTATATCACCCTCTAGGCTTACCCAGCAACCGCCCAGCATGGAAGCCTTCTTCCAAGGAGCCGCTAGAGGCGCCAACCGTGTCTTGGAAAGGGGTGAAAAACTGGGCATCAATCAAGCAGTCCGTGATGCCATGGGAGAAATCAGACGCAATGTGCAAAGCTTTAATGAAGCCCGGCAAGCACAAAGGTCTCCAAGAAGTATTCTCAGTGATGAAGGCGCTTCCAAGGTAttggcagccatggaaaGACGCAACAAAGAGCTGGCTGGTCTGCTGAACGATACAGTTACGAACCTCAAGACGATATCCCTGTCGGGGTTTGAGGATGAAGCTAAGAGCCTGGAACTCATCGAGGTGGCGGCCGCCAAGATCCAGTTTGTGCAGATCTACCTGGAAGATTCTACCATGGATGTTCCCGTCTTCTCAACACCAAAGAACAAATTGGTATCGTCGCcagagggaaaagaaaaggtgGTCGAGGAGGCCACAGAGACCAGGGCGACAACAGCAAACCAATTACACGTGGCGCCGGCAACTAGCTCTGACGCACCAGCGCCAGACGTTTCAAAACTCGAAATAAACGAAGAGAAGCACAGTTCTAAGAAAGACGCCGCAGATCCGGAAAAAATGGTTGCAAGTCAGGACGACCAACCCGGAGAGGCGCCGCCCTCCGACCCCCTGGGAAACAACACGGTCAAGGTCCGGCCCGCCCCCGTCCCAACTCGCTCGACGCTTGCCCAATCATCCTTCTCCTGGATGCTGGAACCAGACGAAACGACACCCTCTCGCGCCCCGGCAGCAAGCAAGTCCCCGCCTTCGCAGCATGGTAAGAGGCATTCGAATAATCTGAGCCGAGAAAGGAATGCATTTCTGTTCGGTGAGATGACTGCCGAAGCCACCGACAGGAGCGCGCCCCCGAAAACAGATGACATATTTGGGATGGAGCCCATTGCGAagcccaagggcaagacgcAAGGCTTGTTTCATGATAAATGAGGAAGCTGGGCTGTTTCTGACTAGATGCTTGATGAATGTATAATATCATACACGACGTTTTTATGTACAACCAACACGCTGCGATATGCACAAATCATCTATATATCCAGTGCCACAATGCAACTTTCACTACTCGTTTCCCCTAACTGACTACAGAAACAAATAAATCCAAACTTCATCACTCATTGACTGACCCCGCGTCTAACTATGTAAGTACTCTTTTTTTCAAGCTCCTCTTCCGCACCCAAAACGTAACGACAAATGCCGCCAGGCCAAACACCGACGTCGGCAGTAGCTCCCTAATAAAGTCGAAGCTTCACGAATGGGATACTCAATCTTCCGCGCCTGGTCGCCGTCGGGTAGGCGCGCCACAAGCTGGCTACAGAGGGTTTGCTGCATTACGGCTGAGGAGATACTCATGGCGATGCCGGAGACGAGCGAGCGGATGAGGTAAGAGCACGCTACTACGACGGCGGTATCTTTTGAGTTCGAGTTGGCAAGGAGGCTGGTAAGAATCGTCTTTATCCCTGCAACCGTCAGCCACACCATGTCACAATGAAGACAGACAAGACGCAAAACAAGAACGTTAAAAAAATGAATACCACACCCTCCGCCGAGACCGTTCATCATATTACCAATTGTCTCGCCGACAGAGCTCCTGGGCCACACGGAGAGGGAGATGGGCAACAAAATGAGCACGATGAAGCCGAATTAGCTCGCTGCATCGAAGAAATTGCCCAAGTGCCCCGCGAACAGGGCCGGGTGGAAGATGATGTGTGCTGGGGGAGAAGGGTGCGAAGCGACCCTGTCCTCGATGCGTGAGGGACAAGGGGATAACGGTGTTGGGCTTGGACCGGCCGATGTTGGAACCCAAGTCGAGGCCAGTGAGGAGAGAAATGACGGCCAACACGAGGATGAAAGCGTCGAGGAAGTCCATGCGTCGGGATTTGATGAGCCAGCGCTTGGATCAACACCGCGGTCCTAGAATATTAAGACACGGGCCGAGGAAATCTTGCACCGATACAACAAACATCACAGGCTCCAAGAAGCGCAGCCCTTTGCGACCCATGCTGGGCTCCCTTCCCACGGGCATGAATGAAGAGGAAGGACACCAAAATGTACAAAGTTTCGACAACAATAAACCTGGTCATTCTTCCGTCGTCGGCTCTCCATGCTCCGTGTGTGCAGCACCGGCGATGATACACTCACTGGTTCCCCAACAAAGCGTCATTTGAACAATGGCATTCTCTGCCACCACCAGTTCCGTTGCATGTTGGATAATGGAGATTTGAATTGGCCAGTGTGAATTCGTCGGTATCGTACCTTTCTTAGCTCCATTAGTGACTATCAGACAGAGGCTTCATGTCCTGGTTTATCAAGGTGTTGGCGTGAATTCGGTGGTGGTAGCTTGGTTGTTCTGGTAGGGATAACATGGTATCCCCCGGTATTAAAAGACACCTATATATACATCACATTCGATACTTGGATACTGTAACATATCAGAACACGACATACCTCTGACCTATACACGCAATCTCCCAGGGCCTGGAATTGGTCTATAGCCACGATGCCTCATGAAGGAGTAATTCTATATGCAAGCAACTCCC
The DNA window shown above is from Metarhizium brunneum chromosome 1, complete sequence and carries:
- the TBC1D5 gene encoding TBC1 domain family member 5, whose translation is MARPALVCRAVGPYAGRYLTVFEPSSPHTITLATCIADELIHAFDQTFLLSTKGRITSWADALEEGRKDYQERRDHFLKFIRHPEALTELTVDPLADDPDSPWNTVRQDEIIRTEIQQDVQRLPDEVNYHEDAVQGMILDILFIYCKVNPDRGGYRQGMHELLAPVVYALEQDSIDSEASGNDARLDAKMLHVLDSAFIEHDAYILFSKLMEQAQSFYEVVNGSTPSNHDSQPVIMQEQLSAIVERSRFIHEICLQKVDPELAVHLTNIEILPQIFLIRWIRLLFSREFPFSQLLVLWDTIFAVDPSLELIDLICVAMLVRIRWQLLAADYSVCLQLLLKYPPPEQPHGPHTFVDDAVYLRDHLDFTGGSSLIMKYTGRIPENPNDIKPTQPSRGAESEANSVRQLGGRPPISPSRLTQQPPSMEAFFQGAARGANRVLERGEKLGINQAVRDAMGEIRRNVQSFNEARQAQRSPRSILSDEGASKVLAAMERRNKELAGLLNDTVTNLKTISLSGFEDEAKSLELIEVAAAKIQFVQIYLEDSTMDVPVFSTPKNKLVSSPEGKEKVVEEATETRATTANQLHVAPATSSDAPAPDVSKLEINEEKHSSKKDAADPEKMVASQDDQPGEAPPSDPLGNNTVKVRPAPVPTRSTLAQSSFSWMLEPDETTPSRAPAASKSPPSQHGKRHSNNLSRERNAFLFGEMTAEATDRSAPPKTDDIFGMEPIAKPKGKTQGLFHDK